A region of the Planctomycetota bacterium genome:
TCCAGGCCGCCACGAAAGATGCGGACGCGTCCGTCCAGGACGAGGCCGTCCGCGTGCTTACCGGCTGGTCGGATGCGTCGGTGGCGCCGGCGCTCTTGGCGCTCGCGAAGTCGGCCGCCAATGAAAAGCACCAGGTGCTGGCGCTTCAAGGCTATGTGCGCATTGCCGGTGAGCAGCCGACGGACGACGCCAAGGTGAAGATGCTCACCGAAGCGATGGGACTGGCGAAGCGCCCGGATGACAAGAAACTGGTGCTGGGCGCGCTGAGCAACGTTCAGACGGTCGAATCGCTCCGGCTTGTCGTGCCGTGCCTCGGCGACGCGGCGCTGGCGGAAGAGGCGAGCGCGGCCGCGGTCAAGATCGCCGGCAAGGTGGCTGACTCGGCGAAAGACCTCACGCTCAAAGCCATGCAGAAGGTGCTCCAGCAGAGCAAGAACGACAACGTCCGCAAGGAGGCCGAGAAGATCCTGAAAAAGGTCGGCGGCTGACGAAGGGACGTGAGGTTTCGCTGCGGGCGCGCTCGGCGGCCGGGGGCCGTCGGCGCGCCCGCGGCATTGGTGCCGCCGGCGAAACCGTCGTTCGCCGTTGCGGCCGGGGTTTGACTCGGAGGCCGCGCCGACCTTATGATGGTCTTGGACGGCTGGCGACAGGGGGGAACGATCGGAGAATCTATGAGAACGGCGAGGCGGAAGGCGGTGGTGATGGGGCTGGCGGCACTGGTGGTGACTTGGGCGGCAGGCGAGTTACGCGCGGACGATTGGCCGCAATGGCGCGGACCGAATCGCGACGGCATCTCGAAAGAAACCGGCTGGCGGACCCAGTGGCCCGAGGGCGGGCCCAAGGTCCTCTGGCGCGCCGACGTCGGCGCGGGCTACTCGTCGTTCGCCGTCGTCGGCGGGCGCGTCTATACCATGGGCAACGCGGACAAGAACGACACGGTGTTCTGCCTGAATGCGGACACCGGCGAGATCGTCTGGCGCAAGTCCTATCCGTGCGGCGAGGGAGACCATCCCGGCCCGCGCGCGACGCCGACGGTGGACGGCAAAGTGGTTTACACCCTGAGCCGCGAAGGGCACCTCCTCGCGCTGGACGCCGCGTCAGGCAACCCCATCTGGGGCAAACATCTGCCGAAGGATTTCGGCGCGAAGCCGGAGCAGTGGGGCTTCGCCTGCTCGCCGCTCGTTCTGGGCGACCGGCTCATTCTGGATGCCGGCCCGACGCTCGCGCTCAACAAGCAGACCGGCGCGCTGGTGTGGAAAAGCGGGGAGGACAAGGCGGGCTACTCGTCGCCGACGGTGTTCGAGGTCGGCGGGAAAACGCTCCTGGCGGTTTTTCCGGAGTTCGGCCCGATCCTCCGGCAGGCGGCCGACGGAAAGGAACTCGCGCGCCTGCGGTGGGAGACCAGTTACGGCGTCAACGTCGCCACGCCCATCGTCCAGGGCAATCGCGTCTTCTTTTCGTCGGGGTACGACAAAGGGTGCGTCCTCCTGGAGTTGGGCGACAGCGGCTTTAAGGAAATCTATCAGAATAAGAACATGCGGAACCACGCCAACGGTTGCATCCTCTGGGAGGGGCGCCTGTACGGTTTCGACGGCCAGGTGGACGGCGGCGGGAAACTCGTCTGCCTCGATTTCCAGACGGGCGAACGCAAGTGGCAGCAGGGCGGCCTGGGAACCGGAGCGCTCATGCTGGCCGACGGAAAACTGATCGTCATCAGCGAGAGGGGCGAACTGGTCGTCGCCGAGGCCTCGCCCGCGGCCTACCGGGAACTGGCACGCGCGAAGGTCCTCGAAAAAACCTGCTGGACGATGCCTGTGCTCTCGGGCGGCCGCATCTACTGTCGCAACCACGAGGGCAAGATCGTCTGCGTCGACGTCCGCGCGAAATAGCCGGCCGGCGAAACGCGTCATCCGGCTAAGAGGTTGTTTCATAACCCCCCTCTCCCGCCGGGGGAGAGGAAATTGAAACAGCCTCTAAGGGCGGCTGCGGAGGTGCGAGTTGCGGCACGTCGGACGGGATGGGTCCAGGCGAGGGGTGCGGAGGCTCTGGTCGGCGGCGATGGCGCTCGCCCTCGTGGCTGCGGGTTGCGGCGAGGACGGTCCGCCCGCGGCGGGGGAAAATAAGTCGGCGCCGACGCTCGCGGCACTGCAAGAAGCGCGATGGCCGATGTTCCACGGCCAGCCGGCGCTCGCCGGCCTGGCCGTGGGAACTTTGCCCGACCGCCTCGACCTGGTGTGGCGATTCGAGACGCGCGGCGCGGTCAAATCGTCGCCGGTCATCGGCGACGGGCGCGTTTTCGTCGGTTCCGACGACGGATGCGTTTACGCGATTGATTTCGTCCGAGGCGGCAAGGTCTGGGCCTACGAGACGGAGGGCGGCGTCGAGGCCGCCCCGCTGCTCCTCGAGGGCACGGTGTACGTCGGCGGCACGGACGGGTTTCTGTATGCGCTCGACGCGGCGACGGGCCGCTTGAAATGGAAGTACGAGACGGGAAGCCAGATCCTCGGGGCGGCCAACTGGACCCGAGCGGCCGGCGGCGACGGGTTTTGGATCCTCGTCGGCAGTTACGACAGCCGACTCCACTGCGTGGATTCGAGGACGGGCGCGAAGGTCTGGACTTGCGAAACCGCCGGTTACATCAACGGCGCCCCGGCCGTGGCGGACGGCGCTGCGGTGTTCGGCGGGTGCGACGCCGTCCTTCGCGTCGTGTCGCTCTCGGACGGCAAGGTGCTGAGGGAGATTGACGCGGGGGCCTACGTCGCCGCCTCGTCCGCGCTGGCCGACGGCCGCGCGTACGTCGGCAACTACGAAGGGCGGTTCCTCTGCGCGGACGTGAACACCGGCGAAGTGCTTTGGACCTTTGAGAAGGAGAACGTGGCGTTCTACTCCTCGCCGGCGGTGAGCGGCTCGGCCGTCGTCGTCGGCGCGAGGGATCAGCGGCTCCACTGTCTCGATCGCACGAGCGGCGCCGAGCGCTGGGCGCTGCGGATGCGCGGCGACGTGGACAGTTCCCCCGCCGTCTGCGGCGACAAGGTCGTCGTCGGCTCGAACGGGGGCTGGGTGTACGTGGTCCGGCTGTCGGACGGCGCGGCGGTGTGGTCCTTCGAGATCGGCGAGGCAGTCACGAGTTCGCCGGCCGTGGCGGGCGGCCGCATCGTCGTCGGGTCGGAGGACGGCGCGGTGTACGCCTTCGGGGCCAAGCCGTGAAGGGCGGGCCGCGGCGGCGGCGGTGGGTCAGGCGGATGGCGGAGCAGGGGGCCGGATGAAGATCGCGCAACTCGTCCCCGGGACGTGCAACATCTTCTACTGCGAGAACTGCCTGCGCGATTACGACCTGAACGAGGCCTGGCGCGCCCTGGGCCACGACGCCGACCTCGTGCCGCTCTACCTGCCTCTCCTCGCCGACGGCCAGGCCGCCGTCAAAGAGACGCCGATGTTCTTCGGCGGCATCAATGTATATCTACAGCAGAAATCGGCCTTCTTCCGCAAGACGCCGCGATGGCTCGACCGCCTCTTCGATTCGCGAAGACTCCTGGAGTGGGTGTCGCGCAAGGCGGGCATGACCAGCGCCCACGAGTTGGGCGAGACGACGCTCTCGATGCTGCGCGGCGAGGCGGGCCGCCAGGCCAAGGAGGTCCGCCGCCTGGTCGAATACCTCGCCGGCCGGCACCGGCCGGACGTCGTCTGCCTGTCGAACGTGCTCCTGGCGGCTCTGGCGCGGCCGATTGGGGAAGCCGTGGGCGTGCCCGTCGTCTGCCTGCTTCAGGACGAAGATGCGTTCCTCGACGCGTTGCCGCCGACTCACCGCGGATCGGTGTGGGACCTGCTTCGCGCCTGCGCGGCCGAGGTCGATGGGTTCGTTGCCGTCAGTTCCTATTATCGCGATGCGATGATCCGCCGGCTGGATCTCCCTCCCTCCCGCGTCGCCGTGGTGCGTTACGGGATCAATCCGGAAGGATACCGCCCGGCGGAAGCGCGGCCGGACCCGCCGGTGATCGGTTTCCTGGGCGCGGCGGAACCGAACAAGGACCTGGGGGCGCTCGTCGAAGCGTTCGCGGACCTGAAGAACCGCCCCGGCCTGCGGAACCTGAGACTTCGTGCCGCGGGCGGCCACCCGGCGGGGAACGCGGCGGTGCTTCAGGACGCGCGTCGGCGTCTGGCGTCGCGGGGCATGGAGGCCGACGCCGAGTTCCTGCCGAACCTCGGCCGGGCGCAGCGCCAGGATTTTCTGCGGACGCTCTCGGTCCTCTCGGTGCCGACGAAACGGCCCGAGGCCTACGGGATGTACGTCCTGGAGGCCCTCGCGTCGGGGGTTCCGGTGGTCGCGCCCCGGCACGGGGGAGTCGTCGAACTCGTGGAGGAAACGGGCGGCGGACTGCTCGTGGAGCCGAACGATCCGGCGGCGCTCGCCGAGGCGCTGGCGGTGCTCCTACTGGATCCGGAGAAGGCGCAGGCCATGGCGGAGCGCGGCCGGCGGGCCGTCGCCGAGAAGTTCGACGCGCGGCGGACGGCGCGGAACATGGTGACGATTCTTGAACAGACCATTGCGGGAGTGTGACGATGGCGGAAACAATTCTCGAACTCGTGGACGTGGCCAAGCGGTATGAGACCGGCGGGCCGGACGGCGGGCCGGAGGTCCTGCGGGGCGTGAACCTGCGCGTGGCGGCGGGGGAGTCCCTGGCCGTCGTCGGTCCCTCGGGGTCCGGCAAGTCGACGCTCCTAAACCTCATGGGGGGTCTGGATCGGCCGTCGGGCGGCCGCGTCCTTTTTGAGGGACGCGACCTCGCGGGCCTCAGCGATGCGGACCTGGCGCGGTTTCGGAACCGGCGGGTCGGCTTCGTCTTTCAACTGCACCATCTGCTGCCCCAGTGCACGGTCCTGGAGAACGTGCTGGTGCCGACGCTGGTCGGCGGCGACGGCGCGGAAAAAGCGGAACGTCCCGCCGGGGAGGAAGCGCTGCTGCGCGCGGAGCGGCTTCTGGCGCGGGTCGGGTTGGGCGACCGGCTCACCTTCCGTCCGGGCCGGTTGTCGGGCGGCGAGCGGGAACGCGTCGCCGTGGCGCGGGCGCTGGTGAATCGGCCGGCGCTCCTCCTGGCCGACGAGCCGACCGGATCGCTCGACCGCCGAACGGCCGAGAACCTCATGGCGCTGCTCGCGGAACTCAACGCCGAGGAAGGCGTGACGCTCGTCGTCGTGACGCACGCCGAGATGCTCGCCGCTCGCATGGGCCGCACGCTCGAACTCGAGGACGGCGTGCTCGTGCCGAAGGAGGCCGACGCGTGACGGGGGCCACGCTCGTCCAACGGAGCCTGCGGTTCTATTGGCGGACGCACCTGGGCGTCGCGCTCGGCGCCGCTGTCAGCGTGGCCGTCCTCGTCGGCGCGCTGGCCGTCGGCGATTCCGTGCCGTACACCCTGAAGCGGCTGGCGCTCGGGCGCCTCGGCGAGACGGACTTGGCGCTGGCGGCTCCGGGCCGGGACTTCCGCGCGGCGCTGGCCGACGGCCTGGCCGGCCGCCTGGGGGCGCGGGTCGCGCCGGTGCTGGCGCTCCGCGGGAGCGCCTCGCGCGGCCAGGGCGACGCGCGGGTCGATCTGAATCGGGTCCAGGTGCTCGGCGTGGAGGACGCGTTCTGGTCGCTCGCGGGCCCGGACGCCGCGCCGCCGTGCGCGGAAGGCGAAGTGATTCTTAACGAGCGTGCGGCGCGCGGGCTCGGCGTGGGGGTGGGCGACATGATCCGCCTTCGCGTCGAGAAGCCGAGCGCGCTGGCGCGCGACGCCCCGCTCTCCACCGACGCGGACGCCTCGGAAGTGATGTGGCTGAAGGTGGCGTCCATCGCGCCGGACGGCCAACTCGGGCGGTTCAGCCTCGAGACGAATCCCGTCCCGCCGTCGAATGCGTTCCTTCCGCTGGGCGCGCTTCAGGAGAAGGCGGGCCGGCCGGGCCGGGCCAACATACTCCTGGTGGCCGGGCAGGAACGGGCGGCGCTTGCGCCCGAGGCCGCCGATGCCGTGCTGCGCGAGGTCTGGCAACCGGTCGCCGCAGGCGACTCGACGTGGCGAGCGGACGCGGACCTGGCGCTGGACTGGCCGGTGAAAGGCGTGCTCGAGTTGCATTCGGGGCGCATTTTTCTGGAGCAGGCGGTGGTTGAGGCGGTGCGCGGCCCCGGCGCGATGGGGATCCTCGCGTACCTCGTGAACGAGATTCGCCTCGGCGAGCGGTCGGTGCCGTACTCGTTCGTCGCCGCGATGGGACCGCTCGACCCCGGCGGGGCGGGCGGGCCGCCGTCTCCCGTCCCGCCGGACATGAAGGACGACGAGATTCTCATCAACGCGTGGCTTAAGGAGAAACTCGACGCGAAGCCGGGCGACTCGCTCCAGATGACCTATTACGTCGTCGGCCCGGGTCGGACGGTGCGGACGGCCGGGCCGGTTCGCTTTCGCGTCCGCGCCGTTATTCCCACGGAACCGCCGGAGGCCGACCGCACACTGATGCCGAGGTTCCCGGGCCTCGCGGACAAAGAGAATTGCCGCGACTGGGAGCAGCAGGATCTCATTGACACGAAGAAGATTTTGCCGAAGGACGAGGACTACTGGGACGACCATCGCGGGACGCCGAAGGCGCTCGTGACGCTCGCCGCTGGGCGGCAAATGTGGGCGAACCGTTTCGGGGACCTGACGGCAATCCGGTGGGCCGCCTCGCCGGCTGCCGAGCAAGCCCTGGCGGACCGGATTCGGGAGCGCCTGGAGCCGTCGGCGGTGGGGCTTTTCTTCCGGCCGGTGCGGGCCGAGGCGCTCGCGGCGAGCGACCAGGCGCTGGACTTCGGGCAACTCTTCCTGAGCCTGAGCATGTTTCTGCTGGTGGCGGCGCTGATTCTGATGGGCTTGCTCTTTTCGCTGGGCGTGGAGCAGCGGTCCGAGGAAGTGGGGACGCTGCTGGCACTCGGGTTTCCGCCGCGGCGGGTGCGGCGGTT
Encoded here:
- a CDS encoding PQQ-binding-like beta-propeller repeat protein, whose amino-acid sequence is MRTARRKAVVMGLAALVVTWAAGELRADDWPQWRGPNRDGISKETGWRTQWPEGGPKVLWRADVGAGYSSFAVVGGRVYTMGNADKNDTVFCLNADTGEIVWRKSYPCGEGDHPGPRATPTVDGKVVYTLSREGHLLALDAASGNPIWGKHLPKDFGAKPEQWGFACSPLVLGDRLILDAGPTLALNKQTGALVWKSGEDKAGYSSPTVFEVGGKTLLAVFPEFGPILRQAADGKELARLRWETSYGVNVATPIVQGNRVFFSSGYDKGCVLLELGDSGFKEIYQNKNMRNHANGCILWEGRLYGFDGQVDGGGKLVCLDFQTGERKWQQGGLGTGALMLADGKLIVISERGELVVAEASPAAYRELARAKVLEKTCWTMPVLSGGRIYCRNHEGKIVCVDVRAK
- a CDS encoding PQQ-binding-like beta-propeller repeat protein, whose translation is MRRLWSAAMALALVAAGCGEDGPPAAGENKSAPTLAALQEARWPMFHGQPALAGLAVGTLPDRLDLVWRFETRGAVKSSPVIGDGRVFVGSDDGCVYAIDFVRGGKVWAYETEGGVEAAPLLLEGTVYVGGTDGFLYALDAATGRLKWKYETGSQILGAANWTRAAGGDGFWILVGSYDSRLHCVDSRTGAKVWTCETAGYINGAPAVADGAAVFGGCDAVLRVVSLSDGKVLREIDAGAYVAASSALADGRAYVGNYEGRFLCADVNTGEVLWTFEKENVAFYSSPAVSGSAVVVGARDQRLHCLDRTSGAERWALRMRGDVDSSPAVCGDKVVVGSNGGWVYVVRLSDGAAVWSFEIGEAVTSSPAVAGGRIVVGSEDGAVYAFGAKP
- a CDS encoding glycosyltransferase family 4 protein, whose amino-acid sequence is MKIAQLVPGTCNIFYCENCLRDYDLNEAWRALGHDADLVPLYLPLLADGQAAVKETPMFFGGINVYLQQKSAFFRKTPRWLDRLFDSRRLLEWVSRKAGMTSAHELGETTLSMLRGEAGRQAKEVRRLVEYLAGRHRPDVVCLSNVLLAALARPIGEAVGVPVVCLLQDEDAFLDALPPTHRGSVWDLLRACAAEVDGFVAVSSYYRDAMIRRLDLPPSRVAVVRYGINPEGYRPAEARPDPPVIGFLGAAEPNKDLGALVEAFADLKNRPGLRNLRLRAAGGHPAGNAAVLQDARRRLASRGMEADAEFLPNLGRAQRQDFLRTLSVLSVPTKRPEAYGMYVLEALASGVPVVAPRHGGVVELVEETGGGLLVEPNDPAALAEALAVLLLDPEKAQAMAERGRRAVAEKFDARRTARNMVTILEQTIAGV
- a CDS encoding ABC transporter ATP-binding protein, encoding MAETILELVDVAKRYETGGPDGGPEVLRGVNLRVAAGESLAVVGPSGSGKSTLLNLMGGLDRPSGGRVLFEGRDLAGLSDADLARFRNRRVGFVFQLHHLLPQCTVLENVLVPTLVGGDGAEKAERPAGEEALLRAERLLARVGLGDRLTFRPGRLSGGERERVAVARALVNRPALLLADEPTGSLDRRTAENLMALLAELNAEEGVTLVVVTHAEMLAARMGRTLELEDGVLVPKEADA